From the genome of Ralstonia pickettii, one region includes:
- the mdlC gene encoding benzoylformate decarboxylase produces the protein MTRTSLALTTVRDATIELLRRLGMTHVFGNPGSTELPMFRDFPEDFRYILGLQEAVVVGMADGFAQASGNAALVNLHSAAGVGNAMGNIFTAFKNRTPLVITAGQQARSILPFDPFLASNQATELPKPYVKWSIEPARAQDVPLALARAYHIAMQEPRGPVLVSIPVDDWDQPTEPVAVHEVATAVRPDPVTLARIGDVLDAAQRPAFVVGAAIDRAGAWDAVVQLAERHNARVFTAPMAGRGAFPEDHRLFAGFLPAMREKIVSLLQGHDVVFALGAPAFTYHVEGHGPHVPVGAELVQLIDDPATAAWTPEGISAVGNMRLGVLDLLARPAPPARPAPPPRVKSPRAEPGTPMSVAFALQTLDAVRGPADIVVEEAPSARSTMQAYLPMRRAGAFYTMDSGGLGYGMPAAVGVALAKPGTRVIGLIGDGSSMYSIQALWSAALLKLPMTFVILNNRRYAALQDFAPVFGFAPTDAVQGTDLRGIDFVGLANALGCTGQRVSDPHALEAVLRRALQSTGPTLIEVEIA, from the coding sequence ATGACCCGCACCTCGCTCGCGCTGACCACCGTGCGCGACGCCACCATCGAGCTGCTGCGCCGGCTCGGCATGACACACGTGTTCGGCAACCCCGGCTCGACCGAGCTACCGATGTTTCGCGATTTTCCGGAGGACTTCCGCTACATCCTCGGCTTGCAGGAAGCCGTGGTGGTGGGCATGGCGGACGGCTTTGCGCAGGCTTCCGGCAACGCGGCGTTGGTGAACCTGCACTCGGCGGCCGGCGTCGGCAACGCCATGGGCAACATCTTCACGGCGTTCAAGAATCGCACGCCCTTGGTGATCACCGCGGGGCAGCAGGCACGCTCCATCCTGCCGTTCGATCCGTTTCTCGCTTCCAATCAGGCGACCGAGCTGCCCAAGCCGTACGTCAAATGGAGCATCGAGCCCGCGCGTGCACAGGACGTGCCGCTGGCGCTGGCTCGCGCGTATCACATCGCGATGCAGGAGCCGCGAGGCCCGGTGCTGGTGTCCATTCCCGTGGATGACTGGGACCAGCCGACGGAACCCGTCGCCGTGCACGAAGTGGCCACCGCGGTGCGGCCCGATCCGGTCACGCTGGCGCGCATCGGCGACGTGCTCGACGCGGCACAGCGGCCGGCGTTCGTGGTGGGGGCTGCCATTGACCGCGCTGGCGCGTGGGACGCCGTCGTGCAACTCGCAGAGCGGCATAACGCGCGCGTATTCACGGCACCGATGGCCGGGCGTGGCGCGTTTCCCGAAGACCACCGCCTGTTCGCCGGCTTCTTGCCCGCGATGCGTGAAAAAATCGTCAGCCTGCTGCAGGGGCACGACGTGGTGTTTGCGCTCGGCGCCCCTGCGTTTACGTACCACGTGGAAGGCCATGGGCCGCATGTGCCGGTCGGGGCGGAGCTCGTGCAGTTGATCGACGATCCAGCGACCGCTGCCTGGACGCCTGAAGGCATTTCCGCAGTGGGCAACATGCGTCTAGGCGTGCTCGATTTGCTCGCTCGCCCCGCCCCACCGGCTCGGCCGGCGCCGCCACCCCGCGTCAAATCGCCGCGGGCTGAGCCGGGGACGCCCATGTCGGTTGCGTTTGCGTTACAGACGCTCGATGCCGTGCGCGGCCCGGCAGACATCGTCGTCGAAGAGGCGCCGAGCGCCCGATCGACCATGCAGGCCTACTTGCCGATGCGCCGCGCTGGCGCGTTCTACACCATGGACAGCGGCGGACTTGGCTACGGCATGCCGGCCGCTGTCGGCGTGGCACTTGCGAAACCCGGCACACGCGTGATTGGCCTGATTGGCGATGGATCGAGCATGTATTCGATCCAGGCCCTGTGGAGCGCGGCGCTGCTCAAGTTGCCCATGACGTTCGTGATCCTGAACAACCGCCGCTATGCTGCCTTGCAGGATTTCGCACCGGTGTTCGGCTTTGCGCCCACCGATGCGGTGCAGGGCACGGATCTGCGCGGCATCGACTTTGTCGGCCTGGCCAACGCCTTGGGCTGCACCGGTCAGCGCGTGAGTGACCCCCATGCGCTGGAGGCTGTGCTGCGCCGCGCCCTGCAATCCACCGGACCAACCTTGATTGAAGTGGAGATCGCTTGA
- a CDS encoding LysR family transcriptional regulator → MTFDLRQLRAFTTIVSAGSLGRAAEVLHVTQPALSRIVKRLEDEVGAPLFERHSKGMQLTAIGQALLPHASLLQHEADYAREEINAMRGLSKGTIRVGAVGSIASYVLPLAVGTLVARWPNLRVEILEGVWDRLAEGLVKHEIDLALSMAMPDTDEIIAIADCRWEDASFVVASPEHALRDRPGLTLADTLDAFWAVPPRGTGPYEHMRQVFEAAGLGLPNIVVETRSVTALKSLVARSGFLSWMAEPMIDAERRAGVIEPLPIPGLVARRTLTAFRRRHGILPSPAVKLLEALRELTA, encoded by the coding sequence ATGACTTTCGATCTGCGCCAGCTGCGCGCATTCACCACCATCGTTTCCGCCGGCAGTCTTGGCCGCGCTGCAGAAGTGCTGCACGTCACCCAGCCGGCGCTCAGCCGCATCGTCAAGCGGTTGGAAGACGAAGTGGGCGCCCCCCTGTTCGAGCGGCACTCAAAGGGAATGCAGCTCACCGCGATCGGGCAGGCGCTCCTGCCCCACGCATCGCTGCTGCAGCACGAGGCCGATTACGCCCGTGAAGAAATCAACGCGATGCGCGGCCTCTCCAAGGGGACCATCCGCGTGGGCGCAGTCGGGAGCATTGCCAGCTATGTGTTGCCGCTAGCCGTCGGCACGTTGGTCGCGCGGTGGCCAAACCTGCGCGTGGAAATTCTCGAAGGCGTGTGGGATCGCCTGGCCGAGGGGCTGGTCAAGCACGAAATCGACCTCGCGCTGTCGATGGCGATGCCGGATACCGACGAAATCATCGCCATCGCGGATTGCCGCTGGGAGGACGCCAGCTTCGTGGTCGCATCGCCCGAGCATGCGTTGCGCGACCGCCCCGGCCTGACGCTGGCCGATACGCTCGATGCATTCTGGGCTGTGCCGCCGCGCGGCACCGGTCCGTACGAGCACATGCGTCAGGTGTTCGAGGCAGCGGGCCTTGGCTTGCCGAACATCGTGGTGGAAACACGCTCGGTGACAGCGCTCAAGAGCCTGGTTGCGCGCTCGGGATTTCTCAGCTGGATGGCGGAACCGATGATCGATGCCGAGCGCCGCGCCGGTGTGATCGAGCCATTGCCCATTCCCGGCCTGGTGGCGCGCCGCACACTGACTGCGTTCCGGCGCCGCCACGGCATTCTGCCGAGCCCCGCCGTCAAGCTGCTCGAAGCGCTGCGCGAGCTGACGGCGTAG
- a CDS encoding peroxidase-related enzyme, which yields MTTTTPPISRFPVPELADIPEDIRARILDVQEKSGFVPNVFLALSHRPDECRAFFAYHDALMLREGSSLTKGEREMIVVATSAANQCLYCVVAHGAILRIYEKKPLVADQVAVNYRKADITPRQRAMLDFAMKVCTASHTVNDADYEALRAHGFDDEDIWDITGITAFFGLSNRMANVISMRPNDEFYLLGRVPREKT from the coding sequence GTGACGACCACCACGCCGCCCATCAGCCGGTTCCCCGTTCCTGAGCTGGCTGATATTCCTGAAGATATTCGCGCGCGCATCCTCGACGTGCAGGAGAAAAGCGGCTTTGTGCCGAACGTCTTCCTGGCGCTGTCGCATCGGCCCGACGAATGCCGCGCCTTTTTCGCGTACCACGATGCGCTGATGCTGCGCGAAGGCAGCAGTCTCACCAAGGGCGAGCGCGAGATGATCGTGGTCGCCACCTCCGCCGCCAACCAGTGCCTGTATTGCGTGGTCGCGCACGGCGCCATCCTCCGTATCTACGAGAAGAAGCCGCTGGTGGCCGACCAGGTTGCCGTCAATTACCGCAAGGCCGACATCACGCCGCGGCAGCGCGCCATGCTCGACTTTGCGATGAAAGTCTGCACCGCTTCGCACACCGTCAATGACGCCGACTATGAAGCATTGCGTGCGCACGGCTTCGATGATGAGGACATCTGGGACATCACCGGCATCACCGCATTCTTCGGCCTGTCGAACCGAATGGCGAATGTGATTTCGATGCGGCCCAACGACGAGTTCTACCTGCTTGGCCGCGTGCCGCGCGAGAAGACATAG